CCACCCGTTGTACAAGCTGGTCGAGGTTGCGCGCTTGCTGGGCCGGGTCGGGGTCGTAAACGTTGTCCAGGTCCACGTGCAGCACGCGCAGCGGTGCCTGGGTTTGCACGGCCACCATGCTGTTGGCGAAGTGTTCGCCATCCGGGTCCGAGGCCACCAAAAAGCGCGGGCTGTTCATCAGGTTGCCGAGGCTGTCGAGGCCGTCTTCCAGGGTCAGCGCCATCTGGTAGCCCTGCTCGCCGACAATCGCCAGCGAGGTGCCTTTGGCGGCGCCATACGGCCACACCCACACCCGAGGCGCCTTGCCGGTCACGCTGCGGATCTTGTTGGTGATCGCCGCGACATCTGCCCGCATGCGCGCATCGAATTTGGCCGAGTCTTCATAACGCCCGGTGGCCGGGTCAAAGCGCAGGCTGGTCGCCGCCGGCTCCAGGTTGCCCTGGGGGTTGGCGAGGATCCCTTTGTGGTTGTTGTCGGTGTGCGCGGCGATTTCCACCAGGCCCGACTGCGACACTTCACGAATCTGTTGCCAGGTGAGGAATTCCCCACGTGGGCGCGGCGAGCCGGCGAAGTCCACCGGTTGATTGAGCGGCGTGTCGATCCAATACCCCACCGGCGCCAGCAAGGCCGGCCAATGGTATGCGCGCAGAATCGGCATCACGCGGGTGTAGAAGCTCGAATAGCCGTCATCGAAACTGAGCATGATGGCTTTGGGCGGCAACTCGGGACCGCCGTTACGTGCCGCCAGGATCTGGTCGACGCTGACCGCCTGGTAGCCGTTCTCACGCAACCACGCCAACTGTTCGATCAAGCGTTCGGTGCGCACCGCCACCACCGCCTGGTCGGGGTCGCGATCCTCGACGTCATGGTAGGCGATGCCCAGGAAATGGTTTTTCGGCCACGGCGCTTCGTTGGCCAGTATCGGCCGCTCGGCAGGTGGAGTGAAAGGCGCGGGTTGCTGGGCGCAGGCACTGGCCAGCATTACACCCAGGACCAACAGGCAACGGCAAAGGACGGTCATGGTCAGGCTCTTTTAGAAACGGTAAGTGAGGTCGACGAGCAAGCGCAGATCGCGTTCGCGATCACCGTCATAAGGTCGGCTGATCAGGCTCAGGTTGGCGCCCACGTCGAGTACATCGTTCCAGCGAAAACGTTGGCCATAGCCGATCAAACCGACGCCACCGGTGGAGTAATCCCGTTGGCTGTACGTACCTGCACCGAGCTGGAACTGCTGACTCCACTGAGTCTCGTAGCGGTGATAAAGCACATGATTGACCGTGACCGTGGGCAACACGGTGAAGTCGGATTTGGGGTTGAAGTACACCGTGTCTTCTTTGCTGTTGTGGCTGGTGCCGACTTCCAGGCCCAGGTCGACCTGCACGCCGGGCGCGCTGTAGATGCCCTCGCGGCCGGTGAGTACGGCTTCGAAGCGGTTGTTGCCATCGCTGAAATGCGACGGGCTCAGGGCCAGTTTCCACTCACGGCTTTCATTCGCGCGCCAGCGGATAAAACCACTGCCGCCATTGGCGGTGACATCGGCATTCAACGCCCGCAGCGGCGTAGTGGTGAGCAGGTAGCCGAGGCTGCCGCCGTACTGCCAGTTGTCGTTGATGTCGCGGGCAATCGACACAGCCGCGCCCTGTTTGGAGCCATAGCCGTAGGAATGGTTGGAGACTTCGGCTTCCAGGGTCATGTCACGGGTGCGGCGCTCCACTCCGACGCGCTGCCACCGGTGTTGGCCGGTGCCTTCGCTGAAATCGGCGGTGGCGTAGCCGGCACCGGCGAACAGGCGCCAGTCTTCGTCGATGGGCGGGGTGTAGAGCACGCTTTCGATGCCCCAGTCACGGCTGCCGGCCACTGCGCCGGCGTCGTTGTTATTGCCGCCGCCGTAGCTTTTACCGGTGTAGGCTTCCACGCGCAACTCGGCCATGTCGTGCACATCCCGCAGGCGGCTCAGGCGCTGCACTTGGCGGCTGTCCGGGTTGCGGGCGAGCACGTCATCGGTGAGCACGTCCATTTGCCGCCATTCCTGCAGGTCCATGGCGGTGTAGGCCTGGCTGACTTCCAGGCCGATATCCCGTGGGGTCTGGGCTTCGGTTTCCTTGAGGATGCCCTCGGCGCGGCGTGGCAGGTCGCGGGCGCGGTACATGTCGGCCTGGGCCAGGCGCAGGCCGACATTGCCGGGGGCTTTGGCCACCAACGCGTCCAGCCCGGCTTCGCTGCCCGGCAGGTCACCGCCGTAGACACCGGCCTGTGCCGACAGCTGTTGCGCGTCCATCCAGGCGTCGTTGGGGTTACCGATGGGCAAGCCCTTGAGTTCGACCCGAGGTTTCTGGCTGTTGGCGAGGCTGTTGGCAACTTCGCGCGCATCGGCGCCTTTGTCGCTTTCCTGCAGGGCGTAGAACAGGGCCGTGGTGTCTTCAACCCGGTCATCGGGCTCGGCGTCGGCAGCGCTGATCACCTGGCGGTACAACGGCTCGGCTTTTTCCGGCAGGCGCTGGTCGAGGTAAGACGCGGCGACCCAATGCAGTGCATAGGTCGGCAACTGGACGCCTTCGCCCTTGAGGGTTTCGTAGTCGCGGATCACATCGGCGGTGCGTGCTCGCGCCTTGAGGGCGCCCAGGCGGTCGATGCGCCAGCGCACCACGTCGTCATGAGCGCTGGCATCCGGGGTCCAGCGCGTGAGCAGTTTGTCGTAGTCATTGAGGGCGCGGTCGGCAACCACGTAGCGTTCTTTTTCGGTGCGGGTGGCGAACTCGGCCATGCGCACGCGCTCGGCGGCGAGGTCGCCTTCAAGGCGCCGCTGGGTCACCGCGTCGAGCAGGCCCGGGTGTTTGGCCGACAAACGCAGCGCCGGCTCCGGCAGGCGGGCCTTTTGCAGGGCGACGATGTATTCGCGGACCACTTCAGGTTTGTCACCGGCGCGGGTAAAGGCTTGGTCGAACTCAAACAACGCGTCGTAGTTCAAGCCTGCGCGGGTCAACGCATAACCCAGGGCCATGCGGCGGTTGGGATCATTCGGTTGCGCTGCCACCAGTGCGCGCAAGCGCTGTACGGCCGTGGTGGCCTGGCCGCCGTCGGCCTGGGTCAGGGCGTGGCCCAGTTGCAGGTCGATGTTGCCCGGCTCACGCAGCAGCGCTTGCTGATAAACCGCCATAGCCTGCGGCCACTGCTTCTGGTTGCGATAAGTACGCGCCACCGTGGCCAGCGCCTGGGTGGTGAGGTTGCGATTTTTGCCCTGAGCCTCGTACACCTTCAGCACTTCGGCGTCCTGCCCTGCCCAACCGGCAATCACCAAGTGATCACTGATCTGGCCGGGAGTCTGGCGTTCAGGCGGCAGTTGGCGCAACTGGGTCAACGCAGGGGTGAAGTTGCCGTTACGCGCCTGGATAATCAGCGCGTCATAGGCTGGGTCGGCGAAGGCAAGGCTGGGCGTCAGCAATTGGCTGCATAAGGCGGCCCCAATGAGCAGACGCAAGCGGCCTGAAGCACTGATGGGTAGTGTTCGCAGCATATCGTGAGCTTCCTTACACACGGAAAGCTGTAACGATAGGTGGTCCTGAGCGAAACGCATCAGGGTGCCGGCGTCTCGGGACCCGGCCTAGCTTTCCTGTAGGAACTATCCCTTAGGAATGTAGGAATATGTCCAATTCAGAACAATTGTTCAGAATTGTCCAACTGCAGAAAAACCAATGGAGGCGAAGGGTTGCCTGAGCCAAGCAATCACAGCCGGCCTGTACGCCGATTGTTTGACTGCTGCTTCAGGCCAACCCATGCCTCCACTATTTATTTCTTACCGAGGTAAGAAATCTTACTGCGCGCCGCTGACCGCACCCGCTTTAGCCATCACAAAGCCAATAAATTGCTCCACGGTCATCTTCTGGCCGTTGAAGGTCACTTCGTTGTTGGCGTAATGCAGTTTGGACACCACGTCGGTGCCCACCAGGGTTGCCAGTTGCGTGCCGACGGCCATGCCGCTGACCATTTCAGCCGCCATCTGCGATTGCTGCTCGATGGCTTTAGGGTCAGTCACACCGCCCACTTCAGCTTGCAGGGCAGCGACGTCGCCGATCATCGGCTTGGACAGGGTCAGGTTAGCATCCAGCAGCGCGATAACTTGCTTGCCCAGCTCAACCGGCGGCAATTCCATCGAGGTGGGTTTGGTCAGGTCCACCACCAGGTTGAATTTGCTTTCACCGTGGGTGGTTTTCAGCGACAGGTTTTCCACAGCCACTTGCGGCTTGGCGGCCAGCACCTGGTTGACGTTGGCTTCGGCCAGGGTTTGCTCGGCTTCGGTCAGCTGCAGCTCAGGCACCGGTTGGCCGGCAGCGGCGGCGGCTTGCACCGGCTGCATCTTGTCCTGGTAGAGCTTGGTCAGCACCAGCATCGCCGGGATGTCGATGTTCTTCATGCTCAGGGCCATGGCCGCCGAACCGACGGGTTTACCCTGGTAGCCGATTTCGTCGATCTTGTAGTCGACACGGCCTGCCAGGTTGTTGTCCTTGGTTTCGCTGGTGTCTTTTTGCTCGAAGCCCTTGAGGGTCAGCACGGCTTTCTGTGGGCCGAAGGTGACTTTGGTGTCGGTCAGCTCAACGGTGTTTTGCCCGGTGTAGAAACCGAAGGTGGATTTTTCCAGGTTGCTGGCCACGGTCAGGCCGGACAGTTCGGCTTCAAGCGGCTGGCCGTTGGCGTCGATCACTGCAACCTTGAGGCTGTTCATGTAGCCGCTGGCCTTGACCTTCTGGCCTTCGGCGCTGCTGTCGAAGTCCAGGTTGGCACCGGAGAAGCTCACCGAGGACTTGTCGTCCTTGATGTCCAGCGGCAGCAGTTCGACGTTGCCGTCGACCGAATGGTTGTAGCCGATATTGGCCACGCCTTTGAGCGGCGACACGTCTTTGCTGGCGGCGAACCATTTTTCGGTGGTGGCGTTCTTTTCCAGTTCATAGTGACTGGTGGCCATGACCGGCAGCCATTTCAGCGTCACCAGCCGCGAGAACGGCAGCGGGCCGTGTTCGATATGGTCGACGAACAACAGCTCAGGGTTCGGGTTTTCTTCACCGAACACACTGCCTTGGCCTTTGAGACGGTAGTGCGCGGTGCTGCTGAACAGGCCACGGTCCAGGGACACCAGCTCCAGGTTCACCGTGCCATCGACGCCGGCCATGGAGGTCTGCAGTTCTTTGTTGGCGTTCTGGATCGCGGTTTGCAATACCGGCTCCAGTTGCTTACCGGTGTACCAGGCGCCGCCTGCACTGATGGCGCCGACGGCGACAACGAAACCCAAGAAAACAACTGCTGGCTTATTCATGAAGTGACCTGATCAAATCCTGTGAGAAGTGGGCTGTCTTCCTTGAACCCCAGAAGGGGTTGGCTCAAACCCGCCGAAAACGGGGGAAGATTAGCACTGGCGGCCGAAAACGGCCCAGCTTTTCAGAGGGGTCAGGTCAGCGGTTGGTTCACGAGTATTCCAATTCAACCTCATCGAGTTGGTGATCGAAACTCTTCAAGCGTGCGGTCCAGGTGTACACCAACACCTCAAACTCGCGGTGTATCACGGTGTTGCTGGGGGTATCGGCCTTGGGGTCGCAGAAGTCCAGCTGGTAGCGTTCCCGGGCCATTTGCGTGGCTACGTCGGACAATTCCCGTGCGTTATTGAGCCAATGCCTGCCGTCGGCGACCTGCTGGTCGAGCAGCACACATTGTTTTTTCAGGGCTTCGAGGCTTTTTTCCAGCGGCGTGCCGGTAAGCTCGCCCATGACTTCCTGGAAGGTGCGCCCGGGCTGCCAGTAGCTGCCCCAGAAATAGCGGTCGAACACGGTTTCGACGCGGCGCAGCGCGACCTTGGTGTCCCAGATCGCCACGCGGGTCTTGCCTTGTTGAAGCAGCTTTCGCTTCACCCGTTGATTTTGATAAGACGCCCAGGCCACCACGCCGATGGACAATGTGCCGATCACCAGGCAGGCGCTGTCGAGAAACACCATGGCCTTGTCGAGTTGGTGGGCAAGCATGACGCCGTAGAAATAGGCAGCCGATAACAACACCAGTGCAAACAGCACGCACCAGAAAGCGGGAGCATAAGGGTTTTTCATTATTGGAATCCCCATGAGCAAACGCGAACTTTGACCTGCGAGCCATCACGGTGGCCCGCCTGTCAAAGCATAGCTTTTCGCTCAGGGTTTGCCGGGTTGTGACGCCTGCGTTCGTCCGCTTTCCCAACCGCCGCCCAGCGCCAGGAACAGATCGATCTGGCTCATGGCAACTTGCGTGTTGGCTGCCGCCAGCTGCGCGCGCACATCGGTGTAGGTGCGCGTGGCCTGCAAGTCGGCCAGGAACGAGGCGCGGCCGGCCTGGAAGAAGCGGTGCGTCTGCTCCGAGGCTTCCTTGGCGGACGCGCCAGCATCGGCCAGGGCGTCGCGGCGTTGCAGTTGAGCGGTGTATTGCGCAAGGCCGGTCTGGGTTTCGCGGATGGCATTGAGCACCACGCCGTCAAAGTGCGCCAGGGCGCCCTGGGTCGCGGCTTCGGCTTCGTGGATACGTGCGCGAGCGCCGTTGGTCGGCACCGTCCAGCTGATCAGCGGGCCAAAGCCCCAGCGATTGGTCGCTGGGGTGCCGAGGTCGTCAAGAATGCCGACCGTGCCCACTGTGGCGCCGATGCTGATGTCCGGGTACAGCGCGCCAGTGGCCACGCCGATACGCGCGGTGGCCGCCGCCAGTTGGCGTTCGGCCTGGCGCACGTCGGGGCGGCGCTTGAGCAGCGCAGCGCCGTCGCCCACGGGCAGCAATTGGGCGATGTGCGGCAGCTCGGCGCAGGTGCCGGTGCCCGCTGGCAGTTGGTCCACCGGCTTGGCCAGCAACATCGACAAGCGGAACAGGCCCGCCTGGCGGGATGCTTGATAGCGCGGGATCTCGGCACGCAAGGATTTGTATTGGGTTTGCGAGCGGGTCACCTGGGTTTCGTCACCACGCCCGGCGTCGCGCAGGCGCTGGGTGAGCTGGGTGCTCTGGCCTTGCAGGTCGAGGGACTCGTTGGCAATCGCCAGTTCTTCGTTGGCCGCACACACTTGGGTGTAGGAACGCACCACGTCCGCCACCAGGGTAATGCGCGCAATATCAGCGGCGGCCTGGGCGGCGTCGGTGCTGGCCTGGGCGCTTTCTATGCCGCGCTGCAAGGTGCCGAACAGGTCAAACTGGTAGGAGGTGCTGATGCTGGCGCTGCCGATGTTGGCCACCGGGACTTTTTCCGTCAGCAAAAACGCTTCGCCCGACTCTTGCAGGCGCTGGGCTTCCGCCTTGGCGCCGGCACTCCAACCGCCTGCGGATTCAGCCTCTTGGGTTTGGAAACGCGCGCGTTGCAGATTGGCGGCGGCCACGCGCAAATCGGTGTTGGAGGCCATGGCCTGGCGCACCAATTCGTCCAGGCGCGGGTCGTTGTAGAGCTTCCACCAATCGGCCGGCACCGGCGCCGACACCACGTTGTTGCCCTCGCCCGCGAGCTGCCCTTGCAGGTCGCCACGGTTGATGGCGGACGTTTCCGGCAGCTTGTAATCCGGGCCTACCGCCTGGCAGGCCGACAGCAGCAAACCCAGCGCAGCGGTTGCCAGCAGCTGCTTCATGGTTTTTCTCCGTCTTTGACCTTATCGCCGATGATCGACACTGTGGCCGTGCGCCCGGCGATCATGCGGAAATCTGCCGGCACATCATCAAAGGCAATACGCACCGGAATCCGTTGGGCCAGGCGCACCCAGCTGAACGCCGGGTTGACGTTAGGCAGCAGGTTGGAGCCGCTGGTGCGGTCGCGGTCTTCGATACCGGCGACGATGCTCTGCACATGGCCGCGCAGACGGGCGTTGTCGCCGATCACGCGAATATCCACGGCCATGCCGACATGGATGCCGTCGAGCTTGGTCTCTTCAAAGTAGCCGTCGATGTGGAAGGAATTGCTGTCCACCACCGACAGCACCGGGCGCCCGGCGGTGACGAACTCCTGATTGCGCGGTGCACGGTCGTTGACGTAGCCGTCCACAGGGCTGCGGATCACCGAGCGGTCGAGGTTCAGTTGGGCAGCGTCCACGCTCACTTGCGCCTCGGCCAGGGC
The window above is part of the Pseudomonas sp. KBS0710 genome. Proteins encoded here:
- the pgaB gene encoding poly-beta-1,6-N-acetyl-D-glucosamine N-deacetylase PgaB produces the protein MTVLCRCLLVLGVMLASACAQQPAPFTPPAERPILANEAPWPKNHFLGIAYHDVEDRDPDQAVVAVRTERLIEQLAWLRENGYQAVSVDQILAARNGGPELPPKAIMLSFDDGYSSFYTRVMPILRAYHWPALLAPVGYWIDTPLNQPVDFAGSPRPRGEFLTWQQIREVSQSGLVEIAAHTDNNHKGILANPQGNLEPAATSLRFDPATGRYEDSAKFDARMRADVAAITNKIRSVTGKAPRVWVWPYGAAKGTSLAIVGEQGYQMALTLEDGLDSLGNLMNSPRFLVASDPDGEHFANSMVAVQTQAPLRVLHVDLDNVYDPDPAQQARNLDQLVQRVVDMGAGTVFLQAFADPKGDGLVHSLYFPNRHLPVRADLFNRVSWQLHTRAHASVYAWMPVLSFALDPKLPRVTRWDPQTGQVATDPDQYKRLSPFDPQVRKIIGEIYEDLARNNAIDGVLYHDDAVLSDFEDASPAALKAYAANGLPGSIAALRADPAVMQRWTRFKSRYLIEFTNELTAKVRAIGGPQVQTARNIFAEPMLNPASEAWFAQNLDDFLQAYDWTAPMAMPLMEGQELKTSNAWLEKLVATVKARPGALEKTVFELQAKDWRTKAAPDINGAQMAEWMGVLKRQGVKSFGYYPDNFLENSPDLKTVRPALSNQWNP
- the pgaA gene encoding poly-beta-1,6 N-acetyl-D-glucosamine export porin PgaA gives rise to the protein MLRTLPISASGRLRLLIGAALCSQLLTPSLAFADPAYDALIIQARNGNFTPALTQLRQLPPERQTPGQISDHLVIAGWAGQDAEVLKVYEAQGKNRNLTTQALATVARTYRNQKQWPQAMAVYQQALLREPGNIDLQLGHALTQADGGQATTAVQRLRALVAAQPNDPNRRMALGYALTRAGLNYDALFEFDQAFTRAGDKPEVVREYIVALQKARLPEPALRLSAKHPGLLDAVTQRRLEGDLAAERVRMAEFATRTEKERYVVADRALNDYDKLLTRWTPDASAHDDVVRWRIDRLGALKARARTADVIRDYETLKGEGVQLPTYALHWVAASYLDQRLPEKAEPLYRQVISAADAEPDDRVEDTTALFYALQESDKGADAREVANSLANSQKPRVELKGLPIGNPNDAWMDAQQLSAQAGVYGGDLPGSEAGLDALVAKAPGNVGLRLAQADMYRARDLPRRAEGILKETEAQTPRDIGLEVSQAYTAMDLQEWRQMDVLTDDVLARNPDSRQVQRLSRLRDVHDMAELRVEAYTGKSYGGGNNNDAGAVAGSRDWGIESVLYTPPIDEDWRLFAGAGYATADFSEGTGQHRWQRVGVERRTRDMTLEAEVSNHSYGYGSKQGAAVSIARDINDNWQYGGSLGYLLTTTPLRALNADVTANGGSGFIRWRANESREWKLALSPSHFSDGNNRFEAVLTGREGIYSAPGVQVDLGLEVGTSHNSKEDTVYFNPKSDFTVLPTVTVNHVLYHRYETQWSQQFQLGAGTYSQRDYSTGGVGLIGYGQRFRWNDVLDVGANLSLISRPYDGDRERDLRLLVDLTYRF
- a CDS encoding YdgA family protein, whose translation is MNKPAVVFLGFVVAVGAISAGGAWYTGKQLEPVLQTAIQNANKELQTSMAGVDGTVNLELVSLDRGLFSSTAHYRLKGQGSVFGEENPNPELLFVDHIEHGPLPFSRLVTLKWLPVMATSHYELEKNATTEKWFAASKDVSPLKGVANIGYNHSVDGNVELLPLDIKDDKSSVSFSGANLDFDSSAEGQKVKASGYMNSLKVAVIDANGQPLEAELSGLTVASNLEKSTFGFYTGQNTVELTDTKVTFGPQKAVLTLKGFEQKDTSETKDNNLAGRVDYKIDEIGYQGKPVGSAAMALSMKNIDIPAMLVLTKLYQDKMQPVQAAAAAGQPVPELQLTEAEQTLAEANVNQVLAAKPQVAVENLSLKTTHGESKFNLVVDLTKPTSMELPPVELGKQVIALLDANLTLSKPMIGDVAALQAEVGGVTDPKAIEQQSQMAAEMVSGMAVGTQLATLVGTDVVSKLHYANNEVTFNGQKMTVEQFIGFVMAKAGAVSGAQ
- a CDS encoding NADH:ubiquinone oxidoreductase subunit N: MKNPYAPAFWCVLFALVLLSAAYFYGVMLAHQLDKAMVFLDSACLVIGTLSIGVVAWASYQNQRVKRKLLQQGKTRVAIWDTKVALRRVETVFDRYFWGSYWQPGRTFQEVMGELTGTPLEKSLEALKKQCVLLDQQVADGRHWLNNARELSDVATQMARERYQLDFCDPKADTPSNTVIHREFEVLVYTWTARLKSFDHQLDEVELEYS
- a CDS encoding efflux transporter outer membrane subunit; the protein is MKQLLATAALGLLLSACQAVGPDYKLPETSAINRGDLQGQLAGEGNNVVSAPVPADWWKLYNDPRLDELVRQAMASNTDLRVAAANLQRARFQTQEAESAGGWSAGAKAEAQRLQESGEAFLLTEKVPVANIGSASISTSYQFDLFGTLQRGIESAQASTDAAQAAADIARITLVADVVRSYTQVCAANEELAIANESLDLQGQSTQLTQRLRDAGRGDETQVTRSQTQYKSLRAEIPRYQASRQAGLFRLSMLLAKPVDQLPAGTGTCAELPHIAQLLPVGDGAALLKRRPDVRQAERQLAAATARIGVATGALYPDISIGATVGTVGILDDLGTPATNRWGFGPLISWTVPTNGARARIHEAEAATQGALAHFDGVVLNAIRETQTGLAQYTAQLQRRDALADAGASAKEASEQTHRFFQAGRASFLADLQATRTYTDVRAQLAAANTQVAMSQIDLFLALGGGWESGRTQASQPGKP
- a CDS encoding efflux RND transporter periplasmic adaptor subunit, which codes for MKKPFLTIGRVVLTLLVVTFAVVVVWRMVMYYMFAPWTRDGHIRADIVQIAPDVSGLIQQVDVRDNQLVTKGQVLFAVDQDRFKLALRQAQAAVADRQETLAQASREYKRNRGLGNLVPSEQLEESQSRVARAQSALAEAQVSVDAAQLNLDRSVIRSPVDGYVNDRAPRNQEFVTAGRPVLSVVDSNSFHIDGYFEETKLDGIHVGMAVDIRVIGDNARLRGHVQSIVAGIEDRDRTSGSNLLPNVNPAFSWVRLAQRIPVRIAFDDVPADFRMIAGRTATVSIIGDKVKDGEKP